A part of Thermus oshimai DSM 12092 genomic DNA contains:
- a CDS encoding ABC transporter ATP-binding protein, with amino-acid sequence MERAPLLELEGIQKRFGGLEVLKGVNLALYPGEILALLGPSGCGKTTLLRVVAGLEVPEGGRVLLERKDITHLPPEKRGIGFVFQDYALFPHLTALGNVAFGLKGKDRLEKALKALDRVGMTLFKDRRPHELSGGQQQRVALARALAPGPKLVLLDEPFSSLDAGLRESTREEVRRILKETGTAALLVTHDQEEALSFADRIGVMRGGRLEQVGTPEEVYLRPKTPFVAQFLGRTNLLPGEARGRYAETCLGKVPLLEPAHGPVLLSLRPEALRLSPPGEGVGGVVVARAFKGHDLTYRVRLPDREVLVQEAPGCPYREGEAVGVRVEGFGVVLEGEAPKAVRTQKA; translated from the coding sequence TTGGAGCGAGCGCCGCTACTAGAACTGGAGGGCATTCAAAAGCGCTTCGGGGGGCTAGAGGTCCTGAAGGGGGTGAACCTGGCCCTCTACCCGGGGGAGATCCTGGCCCTCCTGGGGCCCTCGGGGTGCGGGAAGACCACCCTTCTCCGGGTGGTGGCGGGCCTCGAGGTCCCCGAGGGGGGACGGGTCCTCCTGGAGAGGAAGGACATCACCCACCTCCCCCCGGAGAAAAGGGGCATCGGCTTCGTCTTCCAGGACTACGCCCTCTTCCCCCACCTCACCGCCCTCGGCAACGTGGCCTTCGGCCTTAAGGGGAAAGACCGCCTGGAAAAGGCCTTAAAGGCCCTGGACCGGGTGGGGATGACCCTTTTCAAGGACCGGAGGCCCCACGAACTCTCCGGCGGCCAGCAGCAGCGGGTGGCCCTGGCCCGGGCCCTGGCCCCTGGCCCTAAGCTGGTCCTCCTGGACGAGCCCTTCTCCAGCCTGGACGCGGGGCTGAGGGAGAGCACCCGGGAGGAGGTGCGCCGGATCCTCAAAGAAACGGGCACCGCCGCCCTCCTCGTCACCCACGACCAGGAGGAGGCCCTTTCCTTCGCCGACCGGATCGGGGTGATGCGGGGGGGGAGGCTGGAGCAGGTGGGCACCCCGGAGGAGGTCTACCTGCGCCCAAAGACCCCCTTCGTGGCCCAGTTCCTGGGGCGGACCAACCTTCTTCCGGGGGAGGCCCGGGGGCGGTACGCGGAAACCTGCCTGGGGAAGGTGCCCCTCCTGGAGCCCGCCCACGGGCCCGTCCTCCTCTCCTTGCGCCCTGAGGCCCTGCGCCTCAGCCCTCCCGGGGAGGGGGTGGGGGGGGTGGTGGTGGCCCGAGCCTTCAAGGGCCACGACCTCACCTACCGGGTGCGCCTCCCCGACCGGGAGGTCCTGGTGCAGGAAGCCCCGGGCTGCCCCTACCGGGAAGGGGAAGCGGTGGGGGTCAGGGTGGAGGGCTTCGGGGTGGTCCTGGAAGGGGAGGCCCCCAAGGCGGTGCGCACGCAAAAGGCGTAG
- a CDS encoding ABC transporter permease → MATQAHPTKAKPRTFFSLFWRRLRRHKMAMAGLVVIIFLILMAIFAPWIAPYDPTAQPTGEDVGQYYFNPPSREHLLGTDDLGRDVLSRIIYGSRISLLVGFAVAFSSVILGTIMGTLAGYFSGRPLRFYLGPLRREREGFYPWSFALWRVFSWFLYYGALYMALSIAWALAKDGLQAGSLVSYLGFGLTLALVLWAAWYGLKGEIRLDLDVAISRLIDFMLTIPTLPLLLVLSALLRDPGVKVGQWAQGVFGDAASVFIIIAILVLFGWLGTARLVRGNILSLREQDYATAAQALGARDARIMFRHLVPNTLAPLIVQATLQIGGAILVEAALSFLGFGIQPPVATWGNMLTNAQEYIFTAPWLALPPGFMIFITVLAFNYLGDGLRDALDPRSRL, encoded by the coding sequence ATGGCGACACAAGCGCACCCAACTAAAGCCAAGCCCCGCACCTTTTTCAGCCTCTTCTGGCGCCGCTTAAGGCGGCACAAGATGGCCATGGCGGGGTTGGTGGTTATCATTTTCCTGATTCTGATGGCCATTTTTGCCCCTTGGATTGCCCCTTACGATCCCACGGCCCAGCCTACGGGGGAGGACGTAGGCCAGTACTATTTCAACCCTCCTTCCCGGGAGCACCTTCTGGGCACCGATGACCTGGGGCGCGATGTGCTTTCCCGCATCATCTATGGCTCCCGCATCTCCCTCTTGGTGGGCTTTGCCGTGGCCTTTTCCAGCGTGATCCTGGGTACCATCATGGGTACCCTGGCGGGGTACTTCTCGGGCCGGCCCTTGCGATTCTACCTGGGGCCTTTAAGGCGGGAGCGGGAAGGGTTTTATCCCTGGAGCTTTGCCCTGTGGCGGGTGTTTTCCTGGTTCCTCTATTACGGCGCTTTGTACATGGCGCTTTCCATCGCCTGGGCCTTGGCCAAGGACGGCTTGCAGGCGGGAAGCCTGGTGAGCTACCTGGGCTTCGGTTTGACCTTGGCCCTGGTGCTCTGGGCGGCATGGTATGGGCTTAAGGGGGAGATCCGCCTGGATTTGGACGTGGCCATAAGCCGTCTTATCGACTTCATGCTCACCATCCCCACCCTTCCCCTTCTTCTTGTGCTTTCCGCCTTGTTGCGCGACCCCGGGGTGAAGGTGGGGCAGTGGGCCCAGGGAGTCTTCGGCGATGCGGCCAGCGTTTTCATCATCATCGCCATCCTGGTGCTCTTCGGCTGGTTGGGCACGGCCCGGCTGGTGCGGGGGAATATCCTTTCCTTAAGGGAGCAGGATTACGCCACGGCCGCCCAGGCCTTGGGGGCCAGGGACGCCCGCATCATGTTCCGCCACCTGGTGCCCAACACCCTGGCCCCCCTGATCGTCCAGGCCACCTTGCAGATCGGCGGGGCCATCCTGGTGGAGGCGGCCCTTTCCTTCCTGGGCTTTGGCATCCAGCCCCCCGTGGCCACCTGGGGTAACATGCTCACCAACGCCCAGGAGTACATCTTCACCGCCCCCTGGCTGGCCCTGCCTCCGGGGTTCATGATCTTCATCACCGTCCTGGCCTTTAACTACCTGGGGGATGGGCTTAGGGACGCCTTGGACCCCAGGAGCCGGCTCTGA
- a CDS encoding iron ABC transporter substrate-binding protein: MALGLGMAQQTLTVYSGRGQSLVEPLVKQFEQDTGIRVQVRYGTDAQILATLQEEGSRSPADIFWANTSGALGQAAERGLLRPLGESLLKVPVGFVPASKTWVPVTLRLRVLAYNPAKVKAEELPQSILDLPRFAREKGLKVGWTPTYSSFQDMVAGMILLHGEEATRRWLQEMKALSPKSYASNPAMLDAIRAGEVDLGSTNHYYVLRFQRAGYTFGVHHFKDGDAGNLALVTGAGILKTGKNLSAATRFLTYLLSPKAQQYFVGNVGEYPLVKGVVPDPRLLSLEEALRKTPRLDFEKLDLDRALRLLRELGVL; the protein is encoded by the coding sequence ATGGCCCTGGGCCTCGGGATGGCCCAGCAAACCCTTACGGTCTACAGCGGGCGGGGGCAGAGCCTGGTGGAGCCCCTGGTGAAGCAGTTTGAGCAGGACACGGGCATCCGAGTCCAGGTGCGCTACGGCACCGACGCCCAGATCCTGGCCACCCTCCAGGAGGAGGGGAGCCGCTCCCCCGCGGACATCTTCTGGGCCAACACCTCGGGCGCCTTAGGCCAGGCGGCGGAGCGGGGCCTCCTAAGGCCTTTGGGGGAAAGCCTCCTGAAGGTGCCCGTGGGCTTTGTGCCGGCTTCCAAGACCTGGGTGCCCGTCACCCTGCGCCTGCGGGTCCTGGCCTATAACCCCGCCAAGGTCAAGGCGGAGGAGCTGCCCCAAAGCATCCTGGACCTCCCCCGCTTCGCCCGGGAGAAGGGGCTCAAGGTGGGCTGGACCCCCACCTACTCCAGCTTCCAGGACATGGTGGCAGGGATGATCCTGCTCCATGGGGAAGAGGCCACCCGCCGGTGGCTCCAGGAGATGAAGGCCCTCTCCCCCAAGAGCTACGCCTCCAACCCCGCCATGCTGGACGCCATCCGCGCGGGGGAGGTGGACCTCGGCTCCACCAACCACTACTACGTCCTCCGCTTCCAGCGGGCGGGCTACACCTTTGGGGTCCACCACTTCAAGGATGGGGACGCGGGCAACCTGGCCCTGGTGACGGGGGCGGGGATCCTGAAGACGGGCAAAAACCTTTCCGCGGCCACCCGCTTCCTCACCTACCTCCTCTCCCCCAAGGCCCAGCAGTACTTCGTGGGCAACGTGGGGGAGTACCCCCTGGTGAAGGGGGTGGTGCCGGACCCCAGGCTCCTTTCCCTGGAGGAGGCCCTCAGGAAGACGCCCAGGCTGGACTTTGAGAAGCTGGACCTGGACCGGGCCCTGAGGCTCCTCCGGGAGCTCGGGGTTCTCTAA
- a CDS encoding ABC transporter permease, producing the protein MTLVRVRHQLPGLLPFLLPALLTGGGVVLPLLYLLLRALEAEPKAFFEILLRPKNLELLLNTLALLLGVLLLATLLALPLAFLTTRTDLRGKRLWATLLALPLAVPGYVGAYVLLAATGPGGVLPLPRLEGYWGAVLVLGFTTYPYLFLALRAAFLGLDPGLEEAARTLGKTPLRAFFQVTLPQLFPAFLSGALVVALHVVGDFGTVSLLRYETFSYAIYLQYNAAFDRTYAAWLALFLLLLTGGLLLLEGLLLRRLHLARSGKGLGSKGRPLSLGAFRPLAYALLLLPLLLALLFPLFALFHLASRFPAGGLVGLQEAFWHSALVALPAALLAVGMALPIAYLRVRQPSPASQTLERLAYLGYTIPPLAFALAWIFFSLRGVPFLYGTLPLLVLVLAFHFLAEALGPVRGALYQVPRRLEEAARTLGETPTGAFFRVTFPLLWRGAVAAGALAFIGAVKELPITLLLAPMGYSTLSTRVFSYTQEAMFAEAAPFALFILLLSAAFVGVLLWSERRY; encoded by the coding sequence ATGACCCTGGTTCGCGTCCGCCATCAGCTCCCGGGGCTCCTCCCCTTCCTCCTCCCCGCCCTCCTCACGGGGGGCGGGGTGGTGCTCCCCCTCCTCTACCTCCTCTTAAGGGCCCTGGAGGCCGAGCCCAAGGCCTTTTTTGAGATCCTCCTTCGGCCCAAGAACCTGGAGCTCCTCCTCAACACCCTGGCCCTCCTCCTGGGGGTCCTCCTCCTCGCCACCCTCCTGGCCCTGCCCCTGGCCTTCCTCACCACCCGCACGGACCTTAGGGGGAAGCGCCTCTGGGCCACCCTCCTGGCCCTGCCCCTGGCGGTGCCGGGGTACGTGGGGGCCTACGTCCTCCTGGCGGCCACGGGGCCCGGGGGGGTGCTCCCCCTGCCCCGCCTCGAGGGGTACTGGGGGGCGGTCCTGGTCCTGGGCTTCACCACCTACCCCTACCTCTTCCTGGCCCTCAGGGCGGCCTTTTTGGGCCTGGACCCGGGCCTGGAGGAGGCGGCGAGAACCCTGGGCAAAACCCCGTTGCGGGCCTTCTTCCAGGTGACCCTGCCCCAGCTCTTTCCCGCCTTCCTCTCCGGGGCCCTGGTGGTGGCCCTGCACGTGGTGGGGGACTTCGGCACGGTGAGCCTCCTCCGCTACGAGACCTTCTCCTACGCCATCTACCTCCAGTACAACGCGGCCTTTGACCGGACCTACGCCGCCTGGCTGGCCCTCTTCCTCCTCCTCCTCACGGGAGGGCTCCTCCTCCTGGAGGGGCTTCTTTTGAGGCGGCTCCACCTGGCCCGCTCGGGGAAGGGCCTGGGGAGCAAGGGAAGGCCCCTCTCCTTAGGGGCCTTCCGGCCCCTGGCCTACGCCCTCCTCCTCCTGCCCCTCCTCCTGGCCCTTCTTTTCCCCCTCTTCGCCCTTTTCCACCTGGCGAGCCGCTTCCCCGCTGGGGGCCTGGTGGGCCTGCAGGAGGCCTTCTGGCACTCCGCCCTGGTGGCCCTGCCCGCCGCCCTCCTGGCGGTGGGGATGGCCCTCCCCATCGCCTACCTGAGGGTGCGCCAGCCCTCCCCGGCCTCCCAGACCCTGGAGCGCCTGGCCTACCTGGGGTACACCATCCCCCCCCTGGCCTTCGCCCTGGCCTGGATCTTCTTCAGCCTGCGCGGGGTCCCCTTCCTCTACGGCACCCTGCCCCTTCTCGTCCTCGTCCTGGCCTTCCACTTCCTGGCAGAGGCCTTAGGCCCCGTGCGGGGGGCGCTTTACCAGGTGCCAAGGAGGCTGGAGGAGGCCGCCAGGACCCTAGGGGAAACCCCCACGGGGGCCTTCTTCCGGGTCACCTTCCCCCTCCTCTGGCGGGGGGCGGTGGCCGCGGGGGCCCTGGCCTTCATCGGGGCGGTGAAGGAGCTCCCCATCACCCTTCTCCTGGCCCCCATGGGCTACAGCACCCTTTCCACCCGGGTTTTCAGCTACACTCAGGAAGCCATGTTCGCCGAGGCCGCGCCCTTCGCCCTCTTCATCCTCCTCCTCTCCGCGGCCTTCGTGGGGGTGTTGCTTTGGAGCGAGCGCCGCTACTAG
- the truA gene encoding tRNA pseudouridine(38-40) synthase TruA, which yields MRRILLLLEYDGSGFAGLQRQRAGLRTVQGELEKALSAIGALPKAVAAGRTDAGVHALAMPFHFDLPGRIPTEKIPEALNRLLPEDLKALSAREVPPTFHARRDAKSRTYLYRLLLRPHPSPLLRQRAWWLKGPLDLRAMEEALPLLLGRHNFLGFAKEEVRQGERELYEARLEALEGEVGLEVRLYFRGNSFLRGQVRGMVGTLVEVGRGKRPKESLKAILETGERRLAGPSAPPQGLYFVEATYEL from the coding sequence GTGCGGCGGATCCTCCTCCTTCTGGAGTACGACGGAAGCGGCTTTGCGGGGCTTCAAAGGCAGCGGGCGGGCCTGCGCACGGTGCAAGGGGAGCTGGAGAAGGCCCTTTCCGCCATCGGGGCCCTCCCCAAGGCGGTGGCCGCGGGGCGGACGGACGCAGGGGTCCACGCCCTGGCCATGCCCTTCCACTTTGACCTCCCAGGGCGCATCCCCACGGAAAAGATCCCCGAGGCCCTAAACCGCCTCCTCCCCGAGGACCTAAAGGCCCTTTCCGCCCGGGAGGTGCCCCCCACCTTCCACGCCCGGCGGGACGCCAAAAGCCGCACCTACCTCTACCGCCTCCTCCTCAGGCCCCACCCCTCCCCCCTCCTGCGCCAGCGGGCCTGGTGGCTTAAGGGGCCCTTGGACCTAAGGGCCATGGAGGAAGCCCTTCCCCTCCTCCTCGGCCGGCACAACTTCCTGGGCTTCGCCAAGGAGGAGGTGCGCCAGGGGGAAAGGGAGCTCTACGAGGCCCGCCTCGAGGCCCTGGAGGGGGAGGTCGGCCTCGAGGTGCGCCTCTACTTCCGGGGGAATAGCTTCCTAAGGGGCCAGGTCAGGGGCATGGTGGGGACCCTGGTGGAGGTCGGCCGGGGAAAGAGGCCCAAGGAGAGCCTAAAGGCCATCCTGGAAACGGGCGAGAGGCGCCTGGCCGGGCCAAGCGCCCCTCCCCAAGGGCTTTACTTCGTGGAGGCCACTTACGAGCTATAA